In a single window of the Streptomyces sp. NBC_00094 genome:
- a CDS encoding TerD family protein: MTAELVRGQNHPLPDTRLEIRVSAGHPVVAGATLGDERGRVPGVEWVAHPVSPSLPGVDVPRRAAADQHLAVDLAAVPDAVHRVSVLLALPVGSGGPASFGTAAAPFVAVTGPDGAEIASYTITGLGSESAVVALELYRRQGAWKVRAMGQGYEGGLAALLGDQGLERPADLAATILEAESRHAAPASGPVPTPTPAPTATPAPTAAPAPSAPSAGGPIDYAHPRRRTASPAPEPVPAPVSAPQASQGSQPPQGPPVPVAGDAAGWSMDERLYNQVWGMFEDLARTAAAYRSACDFAESRLDRELDEALSDPRARIGGAGDAARSAARARHDELVARAQEVLDRDLAQLAVESEVVEPALPPAYARWDNPVWHAYRPPAEGAMAVRLGDLHLPERTDLRIPMLIRLPLERGLWVDSKAGHSEAADLLDETELRRLALDSAVAHAARLLAAHPPGEFALHVVDAAGAGAAALAPLVDTGVLAAPPARGAAGVSAVLQQLTERVDLLQMALRNGAADALPPGLDTARQLLIVHDFPHGFDDRAVTRLRYLADEGPGVGVHLMMVADREDAAAYGPVLDPLWRSLLRLTPVPDDHLADPWVGHAWSYEPPLLPPGSRVLRQVLAQVAEARPVKRP; encoded by the coding sequence ATGACGGCCGAGCTGGTCCGGGGGCAGAACCACCCCCTGCCCGACACCCGACTGGAGATCAGGGTGTCGGCCGGTCATCCGGTCGTCGCCGGAGCCACCCTCGGCGACGAGCGGGGCCGGGTCCCGGGCGTGGAGTGGGTCGCCCATCCGGTCTCGCCCTCGCTCCCCGGTGTGGACGTCCCCCGCCGGGCCGCGGCCGACCAGCACCTCGCCGTCGACCTCGCGGCGGTCCCCGACGCCGTCCACCGCGTCTCCGTCCTCCTGGCGCTGCCCGTGGGCTCCGGCGGACCCGCCTCCTTCGGTACGGCCGCGGCGCCCTTCGTCGCGGTCACGGGACCGGACGGTGCCGAGATCGCCAGCTACACGATCACCGGGCTCGGAAGCGAGTCCGCCGTCGTCGCCCTGGAGCTGTACCGCCGCCAGGGCGCCTGGAAGGTCCGTGCCATGGGCCAGGGGTACGAGGGGGGCCTCGCCGCGCTCCTCGGCGACCAGGGCCTGGAGCGCCCCGCCGATCTGGCGGCGACGATCCTGGAGGCGGAGTCCCGCCACGCGGCACCCGCCTCGGGCCCGGTACCCACCCCGACCCCCGCCCCGACGGCGACCCCCGCCCCGACGGCGGCGCCCGCTCCGTCCGCCCCGAGCGCGGGCGGCCCGATCGACTACGCCCACCCCCGACGCCGTACCGCCTCCCCGGCACCGGAACCCGTACCGGCACCCGTATCGGCCCCGCAGGCGTCCCAGGGCTCGCAGCCCCCGCAGGGCCCGCCCGTCCCCGTCGCCGGGGACGCGGCCGGCTGGTCCATGGACGAGCGCCTGTACAACCAGGTGTGGGGGATGTTCGAGGACCTGGCCCGTACCGCCGCCGCCTACCGCTCCGCCTGCGACTTCGCCGAGTCCCGGCTCGACCGGGAGCTCGACGAGGCGCTCTCCGACCCCCGCGCCCGGATCGGCGGCGCCGGCGACGCCGCGCGGTCGGCCGCCCGCGCCCGCCACGACGAACTCGTGGCGCGGGCCCAGGAGGTCCTGGACCGGGACCTCGCCCAGCTCGCCGTCGAGTCCGAGGTCGTCGAACCGGCCCTGCCGCCCGCCTACGCCCGCTGGGACAACCCGGTCTGGCACGCCTACCGGCCTCCGGCGGAGGGTGCCATGGCCGTGCGGCTGGGCGACCTCCACCTGCCCGAGCGCACCGACCTGCGGATCCCCATGCTCATCCGGCTCCCGCTGGAGCGCGGGCTCTGGGTGGACAGCAAGGCCGGCCACTCGGAGGCCGCCGACCTCCTCGACGAGACCGAGTTGCGGCGGCTCGCCCTGGACAGCGCGGTCGCGCACGCGGCCCGGCTGCTCGCGGCCCACCCGCCGGGGGAGTTCGCCCTCCACGTCGTCGACGCGGCGGGTGCCGGCGCCGCCGCGCTCGCGCCGCTCGTGGACACCGGCGTGCTCGCCGCTCCGCCGGCCCGGGGCGCGGCCGGGGTCTCGGCGGTGCTCCAGCAGCTCACGGAGCGGGTCGACCTGCTGCAGATGGCGCTGCGGAACGGCGCGGCCGACGCCCTGCCGCCCGGTCTGGACACGGCCCGGCAGCTGCTGATCGTCCACGACTTCCCGCACGGCTTCGACGACCGGGCGGTCACCCGGCTCCGGTACCTCGCCGACGAGGGCCCCGGCGTCGGCGTCCATCTGATGATGGTGGCCGACCGGGAGGACGCGGCCGCGTACGGACCCGTGCTCGACCCCCTGTGGCGCTCGCTGCTGCGCCTCACCCCCGTACCCGACGACCACCTCGCCGATCCCTGGGTCGGTCATGCCTGGTCGTACGAGCCCCCGCTGCTTCCGCCGGGCAGCAGGGTGCTGCGGCAGGTCCTCGCGCAGGTCGCGGAGGCCCGTCCGGTAAAGAGGCCCTGA